A region from the Eretmochelys imbricata isolate rEreImb1 chromosome 16, rEreImb1.hap1, whole genome shotgun sequence genome encodes:
- the GTF3C4 gene encoding general transcription factor 3C polypeptide 4 has translation MAEAAAGSGGSPALSSGGEEPPTGLESPAEEAVSAGPSTGFRLTAVRREPAVRLQHGVSGLEPLAWSEDHRVSVSTARSIAVLEQLSDIHSGGQELVIHRTAVPAPAAGCLLKVGSKKEVAECKEKFASSKDPTVSQTFMLDRVFNPEGKSLPPMRGFKYSSWSPLGCDANGRCLLAALTMDNRLTIHANLNRLQWVQLVDLTEIYGERLYETSYKLSKVETPRGELGDFAEFQRRHSMQTPVRMEWSGICTTQQVKHNNECRDVGSVLLAVLFENGNIAVWQFQLPFVGKESITSCNTIESGINSPSVLSWWEYEHNNRKMSGLIVGSAFGPVKILPVNLKAVKGYFTLRQPVVLWQEMDQLPVHSIKCIPLYHPYQKCSCSLVVAARGSYVFWCLLLISKAGLNVHNSHVTGLHSLPIVSMTADKQNGTVYTCSSDGKVRQLIPIFTDVALKFEHQLIKLSEVFGSVRTHGIAVSPCGAYLAVITTEGMTNGLHPVNKNYQVQFVTLKTFEEAAAQLLESSVQNLFRQVDLTDLVRWKILKDKHIPQFLQEALDKKIESCGSTYFWRFKLFLLRILYQSMQKTPSEVMWRPSHEDTKVLISDSPGMGSTEDDHQEEGTSKQASKQSLCEVSKGRDPDDPADDTLVHSSDIGGHEPMEEKLLEIQARIEAVEMHLTREHMKRVLGEVYLHTWITENTSIPTRGVCDFLMSDEGYDDRTARVLIGHILKKMNKQTFPEHCSLCKEILPFTDRKQAVCSNGHIWLRCFLTYQSCQSLVYRRCLLHDSIARHPTPEDPEWIKRLLQGPCTFCDSPVF, from the exons ATGGCGGAGGCGGCAGCTGGAAGTGGGGGGAGTCCCGCGCTGTCCTCAGGTGGGGAAGAGCCACCGACGGGCCTCGAGTCGCCGGCGGAGGAGGCGGTGTCGGCGGGGCCGAGCACGGGGTTTCGGCTGACGGCCGTGCGGCGGGAGCCGGCCGTGCGGCTGCAGCACGGCGTGAGCGGGCTGGAGCCGCTGGCCTGGTCCGAGGACCACCGGGTGTCGGTGAGCACGGCCCGGAGCATCGCCGTGCTGGAGCAGCTCAGCGACATTCACAGCGGCGGGCAGGAGCTGGTCATCCACCGCACGGCCGTGCCCGCGCCCGCCGCGGGCTGCCTGCTCAAG GTTGGTTCAAAAAAGGAGGTTGCAGAATGTAAGGAAAAGTTTGCAAGCTCTAAGGATCCAACTGTTAGTCAAACCTTTATGCTAGATAGAGTATTCAACCCTGAAGGAAAGTCACTACCACCTATGCGAGGATTCAAATATTCCAGCTGGTCTCCACTGGGCTGTGATGCTAATGGAAGATGCCTTCTAGCTGCTCTAACTATGGACAATAGATTAACCATCCATGCTAATCTTAACAGACTACAGTGGGTGCAGCTGGTTGATCTGACAGAGATTTATGGGGAGCGTCTGTATGAAACCAGTTACAAACTTTCGAAGGTTGAGACCCCCAGAGGAGAACTAGGGGACTTTGCAGAATTTCAGAGACGGCATAGCATGCAGACTCCAGTCCGTATGGAGTGGTCAGGTATCTGCACCACCCAGCAGGTGAAACACAACAATGAATGCCGAGATGTTGGCAGTGTACTCCTAGCCGTACTCTTTGAAAACGGAAACATTGCCGTTTGGCAATTTCAGCTTCCTTTTGTGGGTAAGGAATCCATCACTTCTTGCAATACCATAGAGTCAGGAATAAATTCCCCTAGCGTCTTGTCTTGGTGGGAATACGAACACAACAACCGAAAGATGAGTGGACTCATTGTAGGGAGTGCTTTTGGACCAGTTAAAATCCTTCCTGTCAACTTAAAAGCAGTTAAAGGCTACTTCACGCTCAGGCAACCTGTTGTCTTATGGCAAGAAATGGACCAGTTGCCAGTACACAGTATCAAATGTATTCCTCTCTACCATCCTTACCAGAAATGTAGCTGTAGCTTAGTAGTGGCTGCAAGAGGATCTTATGTGTTTTGGTGTCTTCTCTTGATATCCAAAGCAGGTCTGAATGTCCATAATTCCCATGTGACAGGGCTTCACTCTTTACCAATTGTATCCATGACTGCGGATAAACAGAATGGCACAGTATACACATGCTCAAGTGACGGAAAGGTAAGGCAACTCATTCCCATCTTCACAGATGTTGCATTAAAGTTTGAGCATCAGCTTATTAAGCTGTCTGAAGTGTTTGGCTCTGTGCGGACTCATGGGATAGCTGTAAGCCCATGTGGCGCATACCTAGCAGTTATTACAACAGAGGGTATGACCAACGGCCTTCACCCTGTAAACAAAAACTATCAAGTTCAATTTGTAACTCTCAAAACATTTGAGGAGGCAGCTGCTCAGCTCTTGGAGTCTTCTGTGCAAAATCTTTTCAGACAAGTGGACCTGACAGACCTTGTGCGCTGGAAGATTTTGAAGGATAAGCATATCCCTCAATTCTTACAAGAAGCCTTGGATAAAAAGATTGAGAGCTGTGGATCTACTTACTTTTGGCGTTTTAAACTATTCCTCTTGAGAATTTTGTACCAGTCAATGCAGAAAACTCCGTCTGAGGTCATGTGGAGGCCTTCACATGAGGACACAAAAGTATTAATATCGGATTCCCCTGGGATGGGGAGTACTGAGGATGATCATCAAGAAGAGGGAACTTCAAAACAGGCCAGCAAGCAGAGTTTGTGTGAAGTGAGCAAAGGAAGAGACCCAGATGATCCAGCAGATGACACTCTTGTCCACTCAAGTGACATAGGAGGACATGAGCCAATGGAAGAGAAGCTCCTTGAAATACAGGCACGAATTGAAGCAGTAGAAATGCACTTGACACGGGAACACATGAAGCGAGTGTTGGGAGAAGTCTACTTGCATACATGGATTACAGAGAACACCAGCATTCCTACCAGAGGAGTCTGTGACTTCTTAATGTCTGATGAAGGCTATGATGACAGAACAGCACGA GTGCTGATTGGACATATCTTAAAGAAAATGAACAAACAGACTTTCCCGGAGCACTGCAGCTTGTGTAAAGAGATCCTGCCATTCACAGATCGCAAACAGGCGGTCTGCTCCAATGGCCACATTTGGCTCAG GTGCTTTTTAACCTACCAGTCCTGCCAGAGTTTGGTATACAGAAGGTGTCTGCTTCATGACAGCATTGCACGGCATCCAACCCCAGAAG ATCCTGAATGGATCAAGAGGTTATTGCAAGGACCTTGTACTTTCTGTGATTCTCCTGTGTTCTAG